The proteins below are encoded in one region of Corvus hawaiiensis isolate bCorHaw1 chromosome 3, bCorHaw1.pri.cur, whole genome shotgun sequence:
- the LOC125322308 gene encoding uncharacterized protein LOC125322308 isoform X1, with protein MKKKGMETQKDEHPSVEKPVKKRSDGSKKPQATLPSSKRVKSTSDGRLLRRPKAQVTLPPAVEETEPLQKLYNLLEAKEFKTRMEGVALLLDLCKSSPQLVSTNTVQIFDYFVPRLGDTHKKVKQKALDVLAEIVGILKDGLNPVIICLVEGITNNLNSKDPGVYAAAVKALEESMAHLGKAEPWHGLSSSVSLPLRVKRTLSALTAVVVCGNLQLTSTRSCAGAVLTHQSPTRLECASAFPKSPRSPWLCAACLKRKCWTTALLEFRAKGIFGVCLGPS; from the exons atgaagaagaaa GGGATGGAAACGCAGAAGGATGAACACCCATCTGTCgagaagcctgtgaagaagaggagcgatggctcgaagaagccccaggccacattgccttctagtaaacg GGTGAAGTCTACCTCTGATGGACGCCTCCTACGCCGCCCAAAAGCCCAGGTCACGTTACCTCCGGCTGTGGAAGAAACGGAGCCGCTCCAGAAGCTGTACaatctcctggaagccaaggagtttaagacacggatggaaggagtggcactcctcctagacctgtgcaaaagcagcccccagctcgtcTCCACTAACACTGTCCAA atttttgattattttgtcccGAGACTTGGTGATACgcacaagaaagtgaagcagaaggcgCTGGACGTGCTGGCTGAAATCGTAGGCATCCTGAAAGATGGCTTAAACCCGGTGATCATCTGTCTGGttgaaggaataacaaacaaCCTAAACTCAAAGGACCCCGGGGTTTATGCCGCAGCTGTGAAAGCGCTGGAAGAATCCATGGCTCACTTAGgtaaggctgagccctggcatggactctcctcaagtgtgtctctgcctctgcgagtcaagagaacgctgagtgccttgacagctgttgttgtctgtggaaacctccagctgacatccaccagaagctgtgcaggtgcagtccTTACGCACCAGTCCCCCACCAGGCTTGAATGTGCatcagcatttcccaaaagtcccaggagcccttggctctgtgctgcttgtctgaagaggaagtgctggactacagctttgctggaattcagggccaaagggatttttggagtttgCCTGGGCCCCAGTTGA
- the LOC125322308 gene encoding TOG array regulator of axonemal microtubules protein 2-like isoform X2 codes for MKKKGMETQKDEHPSVEKPVKKRSDGSKKPQATLPSSKRVKSTSDGRLLRRPKAQVTLPPAVEETEPLQKLYNLLEAKEFKTRMEGVALLLDLCKSSPQLVSTNTVQIFDYFVPRLGDTHKKVKQKALDVLAEIVGILKDGLNPVIICLVEGITNNLNSKDPGVYAAAVKALEESMAHLALVAWVYPRSPEVVQRYALPVLWSFLGNKALPVRSANVRTVVTKLACALYKVMGAKLRKHAASQPPHVRENLSDILGW; via the exons atgaagaagaaa GGGATGGAAACGCAGAAGGATGAACACCCATCTGTCgagaagcctgtgaagaagaggagcgatggctcgaagaagccccaggccacattgccttctagtaaacg GGTGAAGTCTACCTCTGATGGACGCCTCCTACGCCGCCCAAAAGCCCAGGTCACGTTACCTCCGGCTGTGGAAGAAACGGAGCCGCTCCAGAAGCTGTACaatctcctggaagccaaggagtttaagacacggatggaaggagtggcactcctcctagacctgtgcaaaagcagcccccagctcgtcTCCACTAACACTGTCCAA atttttgattattttgtcccGAGACTTGGTGATACgcacaagaaagtgaagcagaaggcgCTGGACGTGCTGGCTGAAATCGTAGGCATCCTGAAAGATGGCTTAAACCCGGTGATCATCTGTCTGGttgaaggaataacaaacaaCCTAAACTCAAAGGACCCCGGGGTTTATGCCGCAGCTGTGAAAGCGCTGGAAGAATCCATGGCTCACTTAG CGCTTGTGGCATGGGTTTATCCCAGGAGCCCCGAAGTCGTCCAGCGCTacgccctgcccgtgctctggTCCTTCCTGGGGAACAAGGCGCTGCCTGTCCGAAGCGCCAATGTCCGCACTGTGGTCACCAAGCTTGCCTGCGCCCTCTACAAGGTGATGGGCGCCAAGCTGAGGAagcatgctgccagccagcctccgCATGTGCGGGAAAACCTCTCCGACATTTTGGGCTGGTGA